A genome region from Carya illinoinensis cultivar Pawnee chromosome 2, C.illinoinensisPawnee_v1, whole genome shotgun sequence includes the following:
- the LOC122299366 gene encoding uncharacterized protein LOC122299366 isoform X1, with translation MGSLETGIPLKRDNLSRSNSAGRTERHPFLQRTRSRFSRFLLFKKLDYLLWICTMVVFLFFVVLFQMFLPGSMVEKSGASFENEMEVSYGDLNILKEMGVFEFGEDVRFEPTKLLEKFQKEARAANLHSSAFNRTLLRFGYRKPRLALAFADLSVDSQQLLMVTVAVALQEIGYEVQVFSLENGPVREIWRKIGIPVTIIQTCDKTEIGVDWLIYDGVIVSSFQSKGVFSCFEQEPFKSLPLIWTIHERSLAIHSRKYVSSGQIDILNDWKRVFNRSTVVVFPNYVLPMIYSTFDVGNFFVIPGSPAEAWEVDTAMALQNDNIRVKMGYDPEDTVVAIVGSEFLYRGLWLEHAIVLQALSPVVLNFPLDNSSNSKLKIIVLSGNSTSDYGVVIEAIALKLKYPSGFVKHKALDVDADDILGMADLVIYGSFLEEQSFPNILIKAMCYGKPIIAPDLSMIKKYVDDRVNGFLFPKENSRALTKVIKQVFLKGKVSPLARNGASLGRSTARNLMVSEAVEGYASLLVNVLKLPSEVASPKDVAEIPPKLKEKWQWNLFEELSNSTYVDITLRSYTFLDKFEQQWNHTQRERSSAINAANELFLYSIWEDEKSIEMVNARKRREEEELKDRTDQAHGTWEDVYRSAKRADRFKHDLHERDEGELERTGQPLCIYEPYSGEGTWPFLHGSSLYRGIGLSNKGRRPGAEDVDAPSRLPLLSNTYYRDILGEFGAYFAIANRIDRVHKNAWIGFHSWRATARKETLSRMAENALVDSIQARRHGDALYFWVRLDLDPRNPLRLDFWSFCDAINAGNCKFAFSEALKRMYGIKHNLDSLPSMPIDGGTWSVMHSWVLPTRSFLEFVMFSRMFVDALDAHMYDEHHSSGRCYLSLFKDKHCYSRLLELLINVWAYHSARRLVYVNPETGEMQEHHRFDSRKGKMWIRWFSYATLKSMDEDLAEEVDTLHPTRRWLWPSTGEVFWHGVYERERTLRHRQKETRKQRSKEKIDRIRRRTHQKVIGKYVRPPPESNSSMVG, from the exons ATGGGGTCTCTGGAAACCGGGATTCCGTTGAAGAGAGACAACCTTTCCCGCTCTAACTCGGCTGGTAGAACCGAGAGACACCCATTTTTACAGAGAACCAGATCGAGGTTCTCAAGGTTTTTGCTTTTCAAGAAGCTAGATTACCTCCTATGGATTTGTACGATGGTCGTGTTCCTATTCTTTGTGGTGCTCTTCCAGATGTTTCTGCCTGGTTCGATGGTTGAAAAGTCAGGGGCTTCATTCGAAAATGAAATGGAAGTGAGTTACGGGGATTTGAACATTTTGAAGGAGATGGGTGTGTTTGAATTTGGGGAGGATGTTCGATTTGAGCCTACTAAGCTTTTGGAGAAGTTTCAGAAAGAAGCTAGGGCGGCAAATCTGCATTCTTCTGCTTTCAACAGGACACTACTGCGTTTTGGGTACAGAAAGCCCCGGCTTGCATTG GCTTTTGCAGATCTGTCGGTTGATTCACAACAATTACTGATGGTGACAGTTGCAGTTGCTTTGCAGGAGATTGGCTACGAAGTACAG GTTTTCTCACTCGAAAATGGTCCTGTGCGTGAGATTTGGAGAAAAATTGGAATTCCAGTCACCATTATTCAAACATGTGACAAGACAGAGATTGGTGTAGATTGGTTAAT CTATGATGGCGTAATTGTGAGCTCTTTTCAATCCAAAGGTGTCTTTTCATG ttttgaacaggAACCTTTCAAGTCATTACCTCTTATTTGGACCATCCATGAAAGATCGCTAGCAATTCATTCAAGAAAATATGTTTCAAGTGGGCAGATTGACATCTTAAATGATTGGAAAAGGGTCTTCAACCGATCCACTGTTGTTGTCTTCCCAAACTATGTCCTTCCG ATGATTTACTCCACATTTGATGTTGGGAACTTTTTTGTTATCCCGGGTTCGCCTGCCGAAGCATGGGAAGTAGACACAGCAATGGCATTGCAAAATGATAATATACGTGTCAAGATGGGTTATGACCCTGAAGATACTGTTGTGGCAATTGTGGGAAGCGAGTTTTTGTACAGGGGTTTGTGGCTGGAGCATGCGATTGTTTTACAGGCTTTATCACCAGTTGTTCTGAACTTTCCATTAGATAATAGTTCCAATTCTAAGCTCAAAATTATTGTTCTAAGTGGGAATTCAACGAGTGACTATGGTGTGGTTATTGAG GCAATTGCTCTTAAATTGAAATATCCAAGCGGCTTTGTGAAGCATAAAGCTCTTGATGTGGATGCGGACGATATTTTAGGCATGGCTGATCTTGTAATATATGGATCCTTCCTTGAAGAGCAGTCTTTTCCGAATATCTTGATAAAAGCCATGTGCTATGGGAAACCAATCATTGCCCCAGATCTCtccatgataaaaaaatat GTTGATGACAGGGTGAATGGCTTTCTTTTCCCCAAGGAGAATAGTAGGGCTCTGACAAAAGTCATAAAGCAAGTGTTCTTAAAAGGAAAAGTATCACCACTAGCTCGCAATGGTGCCTCACTAGGAAGAAGCACTGCAAGAAACCTGATGGTTTCAGAAGCCGTTGAGGGATATGCTTCACTCCTTGTAAATGTCCTCAAGCTCCCATCAGAAGTTGCATCTCCCAAGGATGTTGCAGAAATCCCTccaaaattgaaggaaaaatggCAATGGAATCTATTTGAAGAATTATCAAATTCAACATATGTGGACATCACTTTGAGAAGTTACACATTTTTAGACAAGTTTGAGCAGCAGTGGAACCATACTCAAAGGGAAAGATCTAGTGCTATAAATGCTGCTAACGAGTTGTTTTTGTATAGCATATGGGAggatgagaaaagcattgaGATGGTTAATGCCAGAAAAcgaagagaggaagaagag CTAAAGGATAGAACTGATCAAGCTCATGGGACCTGGGAGGACGTATATCGAAGTGCTAAAAGGGCGGATAGATTTAAGCACGATTTGCATGAAAGGGACGAAGGCGAGCTTGAAAGGACTGGTCAACCATTGTGCATTTATGAACCTTACTCCGGAGAGGGTACATGGCCTTTCCTACATGGGTCTTCACTTTATCGTGGGATTGGGCTG TCTAATAAAGGCCGGAGACCTGGGGCAGAAGATGTTGATGCACCTTCTCGTCTGCCACTTCTTAGTAATACGTACTATCGAGATATACTTGGTGAGTTTGGAGCCTATTTTGCAATTGCAAATCGGATTGACCGTGTACATAAGAATGCTTGGATAGGGTTCCATTCTTGGAGAGCAACAGCGAGGAAG GAAACTTTGTCCAGAATGGCTGAAAATGCACTGGTAGATTCTATCCAAGCACGGAGGCACGGGGATGCCCTCTACTTTTGGGTGCGCTTGGATTTGGATCCACGAAACCCTTTGCGGCTGGACTTTTGGTCATTCTGTGATGCTATAAATGCTGGAAATTGCAA GTTCGCATTCTCTGAGGCTCTTAAGAGAATGTATGGCATAAAGCACAATTTGGATTCTTTACCATCCATGCCTATAGATGGCGGGACGTGGTCTGTCATGCACAGCTGGGTTTTGCCAACTAGATCCTTCCTTGAGTTCGTGATGTTTTCTAG AATGTTTGTGGATGCCTTGGATGCGCATATGTATGACGAGCACCATTCAAGTGGACGCTGTTATCTGAGTTTGTTCAAA GATAAACATTGCTACTCACGGCTTCTTGAGCTACTTATAAATGTTTGGGCATATCACAGTGCGAGGCGGTTGGTGTATGTAAACCCTGAGACAGGTGAGATGCAGGAACATCATAGATTTGACAGCCGTAAAGGTAAAATGTGGATTAGATGGTTTTCATATGCGACACTAAAGAGCATGGATGAGGATTTGGCGGAGGAAGTAGACACTTTGCACCCTACGAGGCGGTGGTTGTGGCCATCAACTGGTGAGGTGTTCTGGCATGGTGTGTATGAGCGAGAACGGACTTTACGCCACCGGCAAAAAGAAACTAGGAAGCAAAGGAGCAAGGAAAAAATCGATAGAATTCGGAGGCGAACCCACCAAAAAGTGATAGGAAAGTATGTTAGGCCCCCACCGGAATCAAACAGCAGTATGGTAGGGTAA
- the LOC122299348 gene encoding protein ABIL1 isoform X2: MIEVEQSRPLNPVMNFDEVSMERSKSFVKALQELKNLRPQLYSAAEYCEKSYLHSEQKQMVLDNLKDYAVRALVNAVDHLGTVAYKLTDLLEQQTSEVSTIELNISCVNQQLLTCQTYMSREGLRQQQLLAFIPRHHKHYILPNSVNKRVHFSPHIQTDAVKNSIQARARLRPSGIPASKTLSWHLASETKSTLKGIPHASTSTEDARTSGMTSEVFHLVDVEETSRTKSSATHLQLPSGGPASGAIVQTSGAPDAMESSKALTTYRSFENQNRRAIAHVPVRSKSVLSAFFVKQKTSKMKAGSVA, from the exons ATGATCGAAGTGGAGCAATCGAGGCCGCTTAATCCGGTTATGAACTTCGACGAGGTCTCCATGGAGCGCAGCAAGAGCTTCGTCAAAGCTTTGCAG GAACTGAAGAATTTAAGACCTCAACTATATTCTGCTGCAGAATATTgtgaaaaatcatatcttcatAGTGAGCAGAAACAGAT GGTGCTGGACAACTTGAAAGATTATGCCGTTCGAGCCCTGGTAAATGCTGTTGATCACCTTGGGACAGTTGCATACAAATTAACCGACCTTCTGGAGCAGCAAACATCAGAAGTCTCAACTATCGAGCTGAATATTTCTTGCGTAAATCAG CAACTTCTGACATGTCAAACATACATGAGTAGAGAAGGTCTCAGGCAGCAGCAGTTGTTGGCGTTCATTCCCAGACATCATAAGCACTACATTTTGCCAA ATTCTGTCAATAAGAGGGTACATTTTAGCCCACACATACAGACTGATGCTGTGAAAAACAGTATTCAAGCTAGAGCTCGTCTTCGGCCCTCAG GTATCCCAGCATCAAAAACTCTTTCATGGCATTTAGCCTCGGAAACAAAATCCACCTTGAAAGGGATTCCACATGCTTCAACCAG CACTGAAGATGCAAGAACCTCTGGAATGACTTCAGAGGTTTTCCATCTTGTAG ATGTCGAAGAGACTTCAAGGACCAAATCCTCAGCAACTCATCTACAGTTACCAAGTGGGGGCCCTGCTTCTGGTGCAATTGTGCAGACATCGGGTGCCCCT GATGCAATGGAGAGTTCCAAAGCATTGACAACATACAGGTCATTTGAAAACCAAAACCGACGTGCAATTGCACATGTCCCTGTTCGGAGCAAAAGCGTACTATCAGCCTTCTTCGTCAAACAGAAAACATCAAAGATGAAGGCTGGTTCTGTTGCGTGA
- the LOC122299348 gene encoding protein ABIL1 isoform X1, whose amino-acid sequence MIEVEQSRPLNPVMNFDEVSMERSKSFVKALQELKNLRPQLYSAAEYCEKSYLHSEQKQMVLDNLKDYAVRALVNAVDHLGTVAYKLTDLLEQQTSEVSTIELNISCVNQQLLTCQTYMSREGLRQQQLLAFIPRHHKHYILPNSVNKRVHFSPHIQTDAVKNSIQARARLRPSGIPASKTLSWHLASETKSTLKGIPHASTSTEDARTSGMTSEVFHLVDVEETSRTKSSATHLQLPSGGPASGAIVQTSGAPVRDAMESSKALTTYRSFENQNRRAIAHVPVRSKSVLSAFFVKQKTSKMKAGSVA is encoded by the exons ATGATCGAAGTGGAGCAATCGAGGCCGCTTAATCCGGTTATGAACTTCGACGAGGTCTCCATGGAGCGCAGCAAGAGCTTCGTCAAAGCTTTGCAG GAACTGAAGAATTTAAGACCTCAACTATATTCTGCTGCAGAATATTgtgaaaaatcatatcttcatAGTGAGCAGAAACAGAT GGTGCTGGACAACTTGAAAGATTATGCCGTTCGAGCCCTGGTAAATGCTGTTGATCACCTTGGGACAGTTGCATACAAATTAACCGACCTTCTGGAGCAGCAAACATCAGAAGTCTCAACTATCGAGCTGAATATTTCTTGCGTAAATCAG CAACTTCTGACATGTCAAACATACATGAGTAGAGAAGGTCTCAGGCAGCAGCAGTTGTTGGCGTTCATTCCCAGACATCATAAGCACTACATTTTGCCAA ATTCTGTCAATAAGAGGGTACATTTTAGCCCACACATACAGACTGATGCTGTGAAAAACAGTATTCAAGCTAGAGCTCGTCTTCGGCCCTCAG GTATCCCAGCATCAAAAACTCTTTCATGGCATTTAGCCTCGGAAACAAAATCCACCTTGAAAGGGATTCCACATGCTTCAACCAG CACTGAAGATGCAAGAACCTCTGGAATGACTTCAGAGGTTTTCCATCTTGTAG ATGTCGAAGAGACTTCAAGGACCAAATCCTCAGCAACTCATCTACAGTTACCAAGTGGGGGCCCTGCTTCTGGTGCAATTGTGCAGACATCGGGTGCCCCTGTAAGG GATGCAATGGAGAGTTCCAAAGCATTGACAACATACAGGTCATTTGAAAACCAAAACCGACGTGCAATTGCACATGTCCCTGTTCGGAGCAAAAGCGTACTATCAGCCTTCTTCGTCAAACAGAAAACATCAAAGATGAAGGCTGGTTCTGTTGCGTGA
- the LOC122299358 gene encoding UDP-D-xylose:L-fucose alpha-1,3-D-xylosyltransferase MGP4, with amino-acid sequence MISTFLHQRPIHNPFSSQYLLSPRSNSTSQRPMSIFNPTALLILLSLLVVVGVFLPWAGMPDLIFSTTGSPSLTKWRHYSLAQAASFVAKNGTVIVCAVSQPYLPFLNNWLISISRQKHQDKVLVIAEDYATLYKVNERWPGHAVLVPPAPDAQTAHKFGSQGFFNFTSRRPRHLLHILELGYNVMYNDVDMVWLADPFFYLQGNHDVYFTDDMAAVKPLQHSHDLPPPGKKGRTYICSCMIFLRPTTGAKLVMKKWIEELQVQPWSKVKKANDQPAFNWALNKTVGAVDLYLLPQEAFPTGGLYFKNQTWVQETKGKHVIIHNNYITGFEKKIKRFRDFGLWLVDDHALESPLGRL; translated from the exons atgatttcgACGTTTTTGCACCAAAGGCCCATCCATAACCCGTTTTCGAGTCAGTACCTATTGTCCCCTCGCTCTAACTCGACTTCCCAAAGACCCATGTCGATTTTCAACCCCACCGCCCTTCTCATTCTCTTGTCTCTCCTGGTTGTCGTCGGGGTCTTTTTGCCCTGGGCGGGCATGCCCGACTTAATCTTCTCGACCACCGGATCACCTTCCCTTACCAAGTGGCGCCACTACTCGCTGGCACAAGCTGCTTCTTTTGTGGCCAAGAATGGCACCGTGATCGTTTGCGCCGTTAGCCAGCCTTACTTGCCCTTTCTTAACAACTGGTTGATTAGCATCTCCAGGCAAAAGCATCAAGATAAGGTCCTCGTGATTGCCGAGGACTACGCCACGCTCTATAAGGTGAACGAGCGGTGGCCCGGCCACGCAGTCCTCGTCCCTCCTGCCCCCGATGCACAAACTGCCCACAAGTTTGGTTCTCAG GGATTCTTCAATTTTACATCCCGAAGACCACGCCACCTACTACACATTTTGGAGCTTGGATATAATGTTATGTACAATGACGTTGATATGGTCTGGTTGGCTGATCCGTTCTTCTATTTGCAAGGAAATCACGATGTGTACTTTACAGATGATATGGCAGCA GTAAAACCACTACAACACTCTCATGATCTGCCACCGCCGGGGAAAAAGGGGCGCACTTACATATGTAGCTGTATGATTTTCCTTCGCCCAACGACTGGAGCAAAACTGGTTATGAAGAAGTGGATCGAGGAACTTCAAGTGCAGCCATGGTCCAAAGTAAAGAAGGCAAATGATCAGCCTGCTTTTAATTGGGCATTGAACAAAACTGTTGGAGCG GTGGATCTCTATTTACTTCCCCAGGAAGCATTTCCAACTGGAGGATTATACTTCAAAAACCAGACATGGGTGCAGGAAACCAAGGGAAAGCATGTTATAATTCACAATAATTATATCACAGGTTTTGAGAAGAAGATAAAGCGCTTCCGTGACTTTGGCCTCTGGTTGGTTGATGATCATGCCCTCGAGTCCCCTTTAGGCAGACTATGA
- the LOC122299366 gene encoding uncharacterized protein LOC122299366 isoform X2: MVTVAVALQEIGYEVQVFSLENGPVREIWRKIGIPVTIIQTCDKTEIGVDWLIYDGVIVSSFQSKGVFSCFEQEPFKSLPLIWTIHERSLAIHSRKYVSSGQIDILNDWKRVFNRSTVVVFPNYVLPMIYSTFDVGNFFVIPGSPAEAWEVDTAMALQNDNIRVKMGYDPEDTVVAIVGSEFLYRGLWLEHAIVLQALSPVVLNFPLDNSSNSKLKIIVLSGNSTSDYGVVIEAIALKLKYPSGFVKHKALDVDADDILGMADLVIYGSFLEEQSFPNILIKAMCYGKPIIAPDLSMIKKYVDDRVNGFLFPKENSRALTKVIKQVFLKGKVSPLARNGASLGRSTARNLMVSEAVEGYASLLVNVLKLPSEVASPKDVAEIPPKLKEKWQWNLFEELSNSTYVDITLRSYTFLDKFEQQWNHTQRERSSAINAANELFLYSIWEDEKSIEMVNARKRREEEELKDRTDQAHGTWEDVYRSAKRADRFKHDLHERDEGELERTGQPLCIYEPYSGEGTWPFLHGSSLYRGIGLSNKGRRPGAEDVDAPSRLPLLSNTYYRDILGEFGAYFAIANRIDRVHKNAWIGFHSWRATARKETLSRMAENALVDSIQARRHGDALYFWVRLDLDPRNPLRLDFWSFCDAINAGNCKFAFSEALKRMYGIKHNLDSLPSMPIDGGTWSVMHSWVLPTRSFLEFVMFSRMFVDALDAHMYDEHHSSGRCYLSLFKDKHCYSRLLELLINVWAYHSARRLVYVNPETGEMQEHHRFDSRKGKMWIRWFSYATLKSMDEDLAEEVDTLHPTRRWLWPSTGEVFWHGVYERERTLRHRQKETRKQRSKEKIDRIRRRTHQKVIGKYVRPPPESNSSMVG, from the exons ATGGTGACAGTTGCAGTTGCTTTGCAGGAGATTGGCTACGAAGTACAG GTTTTCTCACTCGAAAATGGTCCTGTGCGTGAGATTTGGAGAAAAATTGGAATTCCAGTCACCATTATTCAAACATGTGACAAGACAGAGATTGGTGTAGATTGGTTAAT CTATGATGGCGTAATTGTGAGCTCTTTTCAATCCAAAGGTGTCTTTTCATG ttttgaacaggAACCTTTCAAGTCATTACCTCTTATTTGGACCATCCATGAAAGATCGCTAGCAATTCATTCAAGAAAATATGTTTCAAGTGGGCAGATTGACATCTTAAATGATTGGAAAAGGGTCTTCAACCGATCCACTGTTGTTGTCTTCCCAAACTATGTCCTTCCG ATGATTTACTCCACATTTGATGTTGGGAACTTTTTTGTTATCCCGGGTTCGCCTGCCGAAGCATGGGAAGTAGACACAGCAATGGCATTGCAAAATGATAATATACGTGTCAAGATGGGTTATGACCCTGAAGATACTGTTGTGGCAATTGTGGGAAGCGAGTTTTTGTACAGGGGTTTGTGGCTGGAGCATGCGATTGTTTTACAGGCTTTATCACCAGTTGTTCTGAACTTTCCATTAGATAATAGTTCCAATTCTAAGCTCAAAATTATTGTTCTAAGTGGGAATTCAACGAGTGACTATGGTGTGGTTATTGAG GCAATTGCTCTTAAATTGAAATATCCAAGCGGCTTTGTGAAGCATAAAGCTCTTGATGTGGATGCGGACGATATTTTAGGCATGGCTGATCTTGTAATATATGGATCCTTCCTTGAAGAGCAGTCTTTTCCGAATATCTTGATAAAAGCCATGTGCTATGGGAAACCAATCATTGCCCCAGATCTCtccatgataaaaaaatat GTTGATGACAGGGTGAATGGCTTTCTTTTCCCCAAGGAGAATAGTAGGGCTCTGACAAAAGTCATAAAGCAAGTGTTCTTAAAAGGAAAAGTATCACCACTAGCTCGCAATGGTGCCTCACTAGGAAGAAGCACTGCAAGAAACCTGATGGTTTCAGAAGCCGTTGAGGGATATGCTTCACTCCTTGTAAATGTCCTCAAGCTCCCATCAGAAGTTGCATCTCCCAAGGATGTTGCAGAAATCCCTccaaaattgaaggaaaaatggCAATGGAATCTATTTGAAGAATTATCAAATTCAACATATGTGGACATCACTTTGAGAAGTTACACATTTTTAGACAAGTTTGAGCAGCAGTGGAACCATACTCAAAGGGAAAGATCTAGTGCTATAAATGCTGCTAACGAGTTGTTTTTGTATAGCATATGGGAggatgagaaaagcattgaGATGGTTAATGCCAGAAAAcgaagagaggaagaagag CTAAAGGATAGAACTGATCAAGCTCATGGGACCTGGGAGGACGTATATCGAAGTGCTAAAAGGGCGGATAGATTTAAGCACGATTTGCATGAAAGGGACGAAGGCGAGCTTGAAAGGACTGGTCAACCATTGTGCATTTATGAACCTTACTCCGGAGAGGGTACATGGCCTTTCCTACATGGGTCTTCACTTTATCGTGGGATTGGGCTG TCTAATAAAGGCCGGAGACCTGGGGCAGAAGATGTTGATGCACCTTCTCGTCTGCCACTTCTTAGTAATACGTACTATCGAGATATACTTGGTGAGTTTGGAGCCTATTTTGCAATTGCAAATCGGATTGACCGTGTACATAAGAATGCTTGGATAGGGTTCCATTCTTGGAGAGCAACAGCGAGGAAG GAAACTTTGTCCAGAATGGCTGAAAATGCACTGGTAGATTCTATCCAAGCACGGAGGCACGGGGATGCCCTCTACTTTTGGGTGCGCTTGGATTTGGATCCACGAAACCCTTTGCGGCTGGACTTTTGGTCATTCTGTGATGCTATAAATGCTGGAAATTGCAA GTTCGCATTCTCTGAGGCTCTTAAGAGAATGTATGGCATAAAGCACAATTTGGATTCTTTACCATCCATGCCTATAGATGGCGGGACGTGGTCTGTCATGCACAGCTGGGTTTTGCCAACTAGATCCTTCCTTGAGTTCGTGATGTTTTCTAG AATGTTTGTGGATGCCTTGGATGCGCATATGTATGACGAGCACCATTCAAGTGGACGCTGTTATCTGAGTTTGTTCAAA GATAAACATTGCTACTCACGGCTTCTTGAGCTACTTATAAATGTTTGGGCATATCACAGTGCGAGGCGGTTGGTGTATGTAAACCCTGAGACAGGTGAGATGCAGGAACATCATAGATTTGACAGCCGTAAAGGTAAAATGTGGATTAGATGGTTTTCATATGCGACACTAAAGAGCATGGATGAGGATTTGGCGGAGGAAGTAGACACTTTGCACCCTACGAGGCGGTGGTTGTGGCCATCAACTGGTGAGGTGTTCTGGCATGGTGTGTATGAGCGAGAACGGACTTTACGCCACCGGCAAAAAGAAACTAGGAAGCAAAGGAGCAAGGAAAAAATCGATAGAATTCGGAGGCGAACCCACCAAAAAGTGATAGGAAAGTATGTTAGGCCCCCACCGGAATCAAACAGCAGTATGGTAGGGTAA